The Micromonospora sediminicola genome contains a region encoding:
- a CDS encoding 2-oxoacid:acceptor oxidoreductase subunit alpha, translating into MTKQIRQLDRVVIRFAGDSGDGMQLTGDRFTSETAQLGNDISTLPNFPAEIRAPAGTLPGVSSFQVHFADYDILTPGDAPNVLVAMNPAALKANLADLPRGADIIVNTDEFTRRNLAKVGYATSPLDDDSLAGYAVHPVALTSMTIGALAAHDVSKKDAERAKNMFALGLLSWMYSRPYESTLRFLERKFAARPELVAANVAAFRAGWNFGETTEDFSVRYEVKPAKMLPGTYRNITGNAALSLGLVAAGVRSGLPVFLGAYPITPASDILHELSKHKKFGVVTMQAEDEIAAVGAALGASYGGALGITTTSGPGVALKSETISLAVALELPLVIVDVQRAGPSTGMPTKTEQADLNMALYGRHGEAPVAVVAPKSPSDCFHAALEAARIALTYRTPVILLSDNYVANGSEPWLLPDVESLPDLRVEFATEPNGEDGTSFLPYLRDPQTLARPWAVPGTPGLEHRIGGLEKADKTGDISYDPANHDFMVRTRAARIETIPVPDVEVEDPDGDARVLVLGWGSTYGPIGAACRGLRQRGLSVAQAHLRHLAPMPANLGEVLRSYDRVVVPEMNLGQLAHVIRAKYLVDAIGYNQVRGLPFTAAELETMLEEVLKNV; encoded by the coding sequence GTGACCAAGCAGATCCGTCAACTGGACCGGGTGGTCATCCGGTTCGCCGGCGACTCCGGCGACGGCATGCAGCTCACCGGCGACCGGTTCACCTCGGAGACGGCGCAGCTGGGCAACGACATCTCCACGTTGCCCAACTTCCCGGCCGAGATCCGCGCTCCCGCCGGCACGCTGCCGGGTGTGTCGAGCTTCCAGGTGCACTTCGCCGACTACGACATCCTGACGCCGGGCGACGCGCCGAACGTGCTGGTGGCGATGAACCCGGCCGCGTTGAAGGCGAACCTGGCCGACCTGCCGCGCGGGGCGGACATCATCGTCAACACCGACGAGTTCACCCGGCGCAACCTGGCCAAGGTCGGCTACGCGACCAGCCCGTTGGACGACGACTCGCTCGCCGGCTACGCGGTGCACCCGGTCGCGCTCACCTCGATGACGATCGGCGCGCTGGCCGCACACGACGTGTCCAAGAAGGACGCCGAGCGGGCCAAGAACATGTTCGCGCTCGGGCTGCTGAGCTGGATGTACTCCCGCCCGTACGAGTCGACGCTGCGGTTCCTGGAGCGCAAGTTCGCGGCCCGCCCCGAGCTGGTGGCGGCGAACGTGGCCGCGTTCCGGGCCGGCTGGAACTTCGGCGAGACCACCGAGGACTTCTCGGTCCGGTACGAGGTCAAGCCGGCGAAGATGCTGCCGGGCACCTACCGCAACATCACCGGCAACGCGGCGCTGTCGCTGGGCCTGGTGGCCGCCGGGGTGCGTTCCGGGCTGCCGGTGTTCCTCGGCGCCTACCCGATCACCCCGGCCTCGGACATCCTGCACGAGCTGAGCAAGCACAAGAAGTTCGGCGTGGTCACCATGCAGGCCGAGGACGAGATCGCCGCGGTCGGCGCGGCGCTCGGCGCGTCGTACGGCGGCGCGCTCGGCATCACCACCACGAGTGGTCCGGGCGTGGCGCTGAAGAGCGAGACGATCTCCCTGGCGGTGGCGCTGGAGCTGCCGCTGGTCATCGTCGACGTGCAGCGGGCCGGGCCGTCCACCGGCATGCCCACCAAGACCGAGCAGGCCGACCTGAACATGGCCCTGTACGGCCGGCACGGTGAGGCCCCGGTCGCGGTGGTCGCGCCGAAGTCGCCGTCGGACTGCTTCCACGCGGCGTTGGAGGCGGCCCGGATCGCGCTCACCTACCGCACGCCGGTGATCCTGCTCTCCGACAACTACGTGGCCAACGGCTCCGAGCCGTGGCTGCTGCCGGACGTGGAGTCCCTGCCCGACCTGCGGGTCGAGTTCGCCACCGAGCCCAACGGCGAGGACGGCACCAGCTTCCTGCCCTACCTGCGGGACCCGCAGACGCTGGCCCGCCCGTGGGCGGTGCCCGGCACCCCGGGCCTGGAGCACCGGATCGGCGGCCTGGAGAAGGCCGACAAGACCGGCGACATCTCGTACGACCCGGCCAACCACGACTTCATGGTGCGGACCCGGGCGGCGCGGATCGAGACCATCCCGGTGCCCGACGTCGAGGTGGAGGACCCGGACGGCGACGCCCGGGTGCTGGTGCTGGGTTGGGGCTCGACGTACGGGCCGATCGGCGCCGCCTGCCGGGGCCTGCGCCAGCGCGGGCTGTCGGTGGCCCAGGCGCACCTGCGCCACCTGGCCCCGATGCCGGCCAACCTCGGCGAGGTGCTGCGCTCCTACGACCGGGTGGTCGTCCCCGAGATGAACCTCGGCCAGCTCGCCCACGTGATCCGGGCGAAGTACCTGGTCGACGCGATCGGCTACAACCAGGTCCGCGGCCTGCCGTTCACCGCCGCGGAGCTGGAGACGATGCTGGAAGAGGTCCTGAAGAATGTCTGA
- a CDS encoding potassium channel family protein: MIHFPAQRRGPLSALSLRLLAALGLVLATVFVVWLDRDGYRDVNGDGLTLLDCFYYVVVSLSTTGYGDIAPSSPSARLVNVLFVTPARVLFLIILVGTTLEVLTEQYRTGRRLSRWRRTVKDHVIICGYGTKGRSAVSALLENGADKSKIVVVERSGPALRQATSNGLVTIEGSATRSSVLEEAHVRTAKSVIIATDSDDASVLVALTVRQLTAGQVRIIAAVREAENAPLLKQSGAHHVIVSSATAGRLLGLSTSAPPLIDVVEDLLTPGQGMALAMRSAERSEVGRSPRELESLVIALVRRGKVVTLNDRAGAVIETGDMLVHVRDDRPQATTTV, translated from the coding sequence GTGATCCATTTTCCCGCGCAACGGCGGGGGCCGCTGAGCGCGCTGAGTCTGCGCCTGCTCGCCGCCCTGGGGCTGGTCCTCGCCACCGTCTTCGTGGTCTGGCTCGACCGCGACGGCTACCGCGACGTCAACGGGGACGGCCTGACCCTCCTCGACTGCTTCTACTACGTGGTGGTGTCGCTCTCCACCACCGGTTACGGCGACATCGCCCCGTCCAGCCCGTCGGCGCGACTGGTCAACGTCCTGTTCGTCACCCCCGCCCGGGTGCTCTTCCTGATCATCCTGGTCGGCACCACCCTGGAAGTCCTGACCGAGCAGTACCGGACCGGCCGTCGCCTGTCGCGGTGGAGGAGAACCGTGAAGGACCACGTCATCATCTGCGGGTACGGCACCAAGGGCCGCAGCGCGGTCTCCGCGCTGCTGGAGAACGGGGCGGACAAGTCCAAGATCGTGGTGGTCGAGCGGAGCGGCCCGGCCCTGCGGCAGGCCACCTCGAACGGGCTGGTGACGATCGAGGGTTCGGCGACCCGCTCGTCGGTGCTGGAGGAGGCGCACGTCCGCACCGCCAAGTCGGTCATCATCGCGACCGACAGCGACGACGCCTCGGTGCTGGTGGCGCTGACCGTCCGGCAACTGACCGCCGGTCAGGTACGGATCATCGCGGCGGTCCGGGAGGCGGAGAACGCGCCCCTGCTCAAGCAGAGCGGCGCGCACCACGTGATCGTCTCGTCGGCCACCGCCGGCCGGCTGCTCGGCCTCTCCACCTCGGCCCCGCCGCTGATCGACGTGGTGGAGGACCTGCTCACCCCCGGCCAGGGCATGGCGCTGGCGATGCGGTCGGCCGAGCGCAGCGAGGTGGGCCGGTCGCCGCGTGAACTGGAGTCGCTGGTCATCGCGCTGGTCCGCCGGGGCAAGGTGGTCACGCTGAACGACCGCGCGGGCGCGGTGATCGAGACCGGCGACATGCTGGTCCACGTCCGCGACGACCGGCCGCAGGCCACCACCACCGTCTGA
- a CDS encoding FMN-dependent NADH-azoreductase has protein sequence MAHLLHIDSSITGERSVSRRLTARAAAAWRAAHPGGTVTYRDLGQSPVPHLDAAGGLARMVPPDQHTPEQRASWQLTEELVGEVTRADTILLGLPLYNYGAPSVVKSWVDHLIAPGIAYDPATGAGLLGGREFVVLVSRGGGYGAGTPKEGWDHAAPWLPHGISMTGLEPRFICAELTLAPVNPAMAELIPLHEQSLASAERAVDELWVPAAAAA, from the coding sequence ATGGCACACCTGTTGCACATCGACTCGAGCATCACCGGCGAGCGGTCGGTCAGCCGGCGCCTCACCGCCCGCGCGGCGGCCGCCTGGCGCGCCGCCCACCCCGGCGGCACGGTGACCTACCGGGACCTCGGGCAGAGCCCGGTGCCGCACCTGGACGCCGCCGGCGGTCTCGCCCGGATGGTGCCGCCGGACCAGCACACGCCCGAGCAGCGCGCCTCCTGGCAGCTGACCGAGGAACTGGTGGGGGAGGTGACCCGGGCCGACACGATCCTGCTGGGGCTGCCGCTCTACAACTACGGCGCACCGAGCGTGGTGAAGTCCTGGGTCGACCACCTGATCGCCCCCGGCATCGCGTACGACCCGGCGACCGGGGCCGGGCTGCTCGGCGGTCGCGAGTTCGTGGTCCTGGTCAGCCGGGGCGGCGGCTACGGCGCGGGCACCCCGAAGGAGGGCTGGGACCACGCCGCGCCGTGGCTTCCGCACGGCATCTCGATGACCGGCCTGGAGCCGCGGTTCATCTGCGCCGAGCTGACCCTGGCCCCGGTCAACCCGGCGATGGCCGAGCTGATCCCGCTGCACGAGCAGAGCCTGGCGTCCGCCGAGCGGGCGGTCGACGAGCTGTGGGTGCCCGCCGCGGCGGCGGCCTGA
- a CDS encoding HAD-IIB family hydrolase, whose translation MNDLRVVAFDLDDTLAISKSQIDRRMADLLGHLLTEVDVLIISGGRFEQFQSQVLTHLDLTEEQRARLHLMPTCGTRYYRWSDGDWRQVYAEDLTEADKARVVAALTESAQALGLWEAKTWGDIIEDRGSQITFSALGQSAPPAEKYGWDPDGDKKKRLRDAVAAKLPDLEVRGGGSTSIDVTRKGVDKAYGMRKLLECLDLKIDNVLFVGDRLDVGGNDYPVKAMGIRSVAVTRWEETADYVESLVDDLVKQRAERA comes from the coding sequence GTGAACGATCTTCGAGTGGTGGCGTTCGACCTCGACGACACCCTGGCGATTTCCAAGTCCCAGATCGATCGTCGGATGGCGGATCTGCTCGGCCACCTGCTCACCGAGGTGGACGTCCTGATCATCTCGGGTGGGCGGTTCGAGCAGTTCCAGTCGCAGGTGCTGACCCACCTCGACCTCACCGAGGAGCAGCGCGCCCGCCTGCACCTGATGCCGACCTGCGGCACCCGCTACTACCGCTGGTCGGACGGGGACTGGCGGCAGGTCTACGCCGAGGACCTGACCGAGGCCGACAAGGCCCGGGTCGTCGCGGCGCTGACCGAGTCGGCGCAGGCGCTCGGCCTGTGGGAGGCGAAGACCTGGGGCGACATCATCGAGGACCGGGGCAGCCAGATCACGTTCTCGGCGTTGGGGCAGTCCGCGCCGCCGGCCGAGAAGTACGGCTGGGACCCGGACGGCGACAAGAAGAAGCGGCTGCGGGACGCGGTCGCGGCGAAGCTGCCGGACCTGGAGGTCCGTGGTGGCGGCTCGACCTCGATCGACGTCACCCGCAAGGGTGTGGACAAGGCGTACGGCATGCGGAAGCTGCTGGAGTGCCTGGACCTGAAGATCGACAACGTGCTCTTCGTCGGTGACCGGCTCGACGTGGGTGGCAACGACTACCCGGTCAAGGCCATGGGCATCCGCAGCGTCGCCGTCACCCGCTGGGAGGAGACGGCCGACTACGTGGAGAGCCTGGTCGACGACCTGGTGAAGCAGCGCGCCGAGCGCGCCTGA
- a CDS encoding ATP-dependent Clp protease proteolytic subunit, whose translation MGGGIWMLDEGQPAFGDRVFERLLKERIIFLGTEVTDASANQICAQILLLAAEDPERDIFLYINSPGGSVSAGMAVYDTMRYVNNDVATLALGMAGSMGQFLLCAGAAGKRFALPHARIMMHQPSGGMGGTAADITIQAENMLHVKRTMQELIAEHSGHTLEEIQRDWDRDRWFTAEEARDYGLVDQVLSRVDQLAA comes from the coding sequence ATGGGTGGTGGCATCTGGATGCTGGACGAGGGGCAGCCGGCCTTCGGTGACCGGGTCTTCGAGCGGCTGCTGAAGGAGCGGATCATCTTCCTCGGCACCGAGGTCACCGACGCCTCGGCCAACCAGATCTGCGCGCAGATCCTGCTCCTCGCGGCGGAGGACCCGGAGCGGGACATCTTCCTCTACATCAACTCGCCGGGCGGCTCGGTCAGCGCCGGCATGGCCGTCTACGACACCATGCGGTACGTCAACAACGACGTGGCCACGCTGGCGCTGGGGATGGCCGGGTCGATGGGGCAGTTCCTGCTCTGCGCCGGGGCCGCGGGCAAGCGGTTCGCGCTGCCGCACGCGCGGATCATGATGCACCAGCCCTCCGGCGGGATGGGCGGCACGGCGGCCGACATCACCATCCAGGCCGAGAACATGCTGCACGTGAAGCGCACGATGCAGGAGCTGATCGCGGAGCACAGCGGGCACACGCTGGAGGAGATCCAGCGGGACTGGGACCGGGACCGCTGGTTCACCGCCGAGGAGGCCCGCGACTACGGCCTCGTCGACCAGGTGCTCTCCCGCGTCGACCAGCTCGCCGCCTGA
- a CDS encoding MarR family winged helix-turn-helix transcriptional regulator, with the protein MSAVPAQESERRSGPLLQHLARRMRLRSESVLAPLGLRPRHLVALTVLRDSGGISQQGLAATLQIDGTNVVGLLNDLEADDLVERRRSPEDRRRHVVSLTEVGTTRLREAECALAGAEEEVLGALEPGERDLLYELLRRASQGRSSSCAEVVSADGPDAC; encoded by the coding sequence ATGTCCGCCGTGCCCGCCCAGGAGTCGGAGCGCCGTTCCGGGCCGCTGCTGCAGCACCTGGCCCGCCGGATGCGGCTGCGCTCCGAGTCGGTGCTGGCGCCGCTGGGTCTGCGCCCCCGGCACCTGGTCGCGCTCACCGTGCTGCGCGACTCGGGCGGGATCAGCCAGCAGGGGTTGGCCGCCACGCTCCAGATCGACGGCACGAACGTGGTCGGGCTGCTCAACGACCTGGAGGCGGACGACCTGGTCGAACGGCGCCGCTCCCCGGAGGACCGCCGCCGGCACGTGGTCAGCCTGACCGAGGTGGGCACGACACGACTCCGCGAGGCGGAGTGCGCGCTCGCCGGCGCGGAGGAGGAGGTGCTCGGCGCGCTGGAGCCGGGCGAGCGGGACCTGCTCTACGAGCTGCTGCGGCGGGCGAGCCAGGGCCGGTCGTCGTCCTGCGCCGAGGTGGTCTCGGCGGACGGCCCGGACGCCTGCTGA
- a CDS encoding adenylyl cyclase, with product MRSPDPSRRRFLTLTASAASLTALGLPAGAAVASPPARPTREPDFGPHVHVFDPSTPAAEIQSTLDRIFTAQEHNEMGFDRYAVLFKPGRYEVGARLGYYTTVAGLGAHPDDVEIHGAVRVVGQPDPNSPAGISALTNFWRSAENLAVSPTDWSNQWAVSQASPMRRVHIKGVLWLEPGNGGYSSGGYIADSRVDGITINGSQQQWLTRDSELGGDWTNGVWNQVFSGVVGAPAQGFPDPPYTTLPTSPVTREKPYLFVDGAGRWRVAVPRPRRDTAGTTWGAGGAPVPSLPLSDFYLARPTDSARRINTELARGRHLLLTPGVYHLDRALRVRLPNTVVLGLGMPSLVPTGGDAALRIEDVDGVRIAGVLVDAGPVESEVLVEVGGRHCHRSHATNPISLQDVFFRIGGPYAGRAVTSLVVNSRHTLIDNIWAWRGDHGRPGTIGWTVNTAATGVVVNGDDVTAYGLFVEHYQRWQTIWNGERGRTVFYQSELPYDPPSQAAWRSPTGNGWASYKVADHVRTHEAWGLGVYAYFNQGVDIRCDRAIEAPRRAGVRFHDAITVFLNGSGGIERTINEAGTPVVGSYGTSPVVSYP from the coding sequence ATGCGATCACCCGACCCCTCCCGCCGCCGTTTCCTCACGCTCACCGCCTCGGCGGCCTCGCTCACCGCCCTCGGCCTCCCGGCCGGCGCCGCCGTCGCGTCCCCGCCGGCACGCCCGACCCGGGAGCCCGACTTCGGGCCCCACGTGCACGTCTTCGACCCGAGCACGCCGGCCGCGGAGATCCAGTCCACCCTGGACCGGATCTTCACCGCCCAGGAACACAACGAGATGGGCTTCGACCGCTACGCCGTGCTGTTCAAGCCCGGCCGCTACGAGGTGGGCGCCCGGCTCGGCTACTACACGACCGTCGCCGGGCTCGGCGCGCACCCGGACGACGTGGAGATCCACGGTGCGGTCCGGGTGGTCGGGCAGCCCGACCCGAACTCACCCGCCGGCATCTCCGCGCTGACCAACTTCTGGCGCTCGGCGGAGAACCTCGCCGTGAGCCCCACCGACTGGTCGAACCAGTGGGCCGTCTCGCAGGCGTCCCCGATGCGCCGGGTGCACATCAAGGGCGTGCTGTGGCTGGAACCCGGCAACGGCGGCTACTCCAGCGGCGGCTACATCGCCGACTCCAGGGTGGACGGGATCACCATCAACGGATCCCAGCAGCAGTGGCTCACCCGGGACAGCGAACTCGGCGGCGACTGGACCAACGGAGTCTGGAACCAGGTCTTCTCCGGTGTGGTCGGCGCGCCCGCGCAGGGTTTCCCCGACCCGCCGTACACCACGCTGCCGACCAGCCCGGTGACCCGGGAGAAGCCGTACCTCTTCGTCGACGGCGCGGGCCGCTGGCGCGTCGCCGTGCCCCGCCCGCGCCGGGACACCGCGGGCACCACCTGGGGCGCCGGCGGGGCGCCGGTGCCCTCGCTGCCGCTGTCCGACTTCTACCTCGCCCGGCCCACCGACTCCGCCCGACGGATCAACACCGAACTCGCCCGGGGCCGGCACCTGCTGCTCACCCCCGGCGTCTACCACCTGGACCGGGCGCTGCGGGTCCGCCTGCCGAACACCGTCGTGCTCGGCCTCGGCATGCCGAGCCTCGTGCCGACTGGCGGCGACGCGGCGCTGCGGATCGAGGACGTCGACGGGGTACGGATCGCCGGGGTGCTGGTGGACGCCGGGCCGGTCGAGTCGGAGGTGCTGGTCGAGGTCGGTGGACGGCACTGCCACCGGTCGCACGCCACGAATCCGATCTCGCTCCAGGACGTCTTCTTCCGCATCGGCGGCCCGTACGCCGGGCGCGCGGTGACCAGCCTGGTCGTCAACAGCCGGCACACGCTGATCGACAACATCTGGGCCTGGCGCGGCGACCACGGCCGGCCGGGCACCATCGGCTGGACCGTGAACACCGCCGCCACCGGCGTGGTCGTCAACGGCGACGACGTGACCGCGTACGGGCTCTTCGTGGAGCACTACCAGCGCTGGCAGACGATCTGGAACGGCGAGCGCGGGCGGACCGTGTTCTACCAGAGCGAGCTGCCCTACGACCCGCCGAGTCAGGCGGCCTGGCGCAGCCCCACCGGCAACGGCTGGGCCTCCTACAAGGTGGCCGACCACGTCCGCACGCACGAGGCGTGGGGGCTCGGCGTCTACGCGTACTTCAACCAGGGCGTGGACATCCGCTGCGACCGGGCGATCGAGGCGCCGCGCCGGGCCGGCGTGCGGTTCCACGACGCGATCACCGTGTTCCTGAACGGCAGCGGCGGGATCGAGCGGACGATCAACGAGGCCGGCACCCCGGTGGTCGGCTCCTACGGCACCAGCCCGGTGGTCAGTTACCCCTGA
- a CDS encoding 2-oxoacid:ferredoxin oxidoreductase subunit beta, whose amino-acid sequence MSEPVALKLTAKDFKSDQEVRWCPGCGDYAILAAVQGFMPELNIARENTVFVSGIGCSSRFPYYMNTYGMHSIHGRAPAIATGLSVSRPDLSVWVVTGDGDALSIGGNHLIHALRRNVNFKILLFNNRIYGLTKGQYSPTSEVGKVTKSTPVGSADAPFNPLSLALGAEATFVARTIDSDRKHLQSVLRAAAEHQGSAFVEIYQNCNIFNDGAFDPLKEPATRDDFLIRLEHGQPITFGKDGQFCVVHPPGGFGLEVRETSATPAEEIVVHDATVADPAYAFALSRLPGLDLRNTPIGVFRSVGRPSYDSVVQEQVAAARAAVDQTPEQQLSALLGSGDTWTIL is encoded by the coding sequence ATGTCTGAGCCCGTCGCCCTGAAGCTCACCGCCAAGGACTTCAAGTCCGACCAGGAGGTGCGCTGGTGCCCCGGTTGCGGCGACTACGCCATCCTGGCCGCCGTGCAGGGCTTCATGCCGGAGCTGAACATCGCCCGGGAGAACACCGTCTTCGTCTCGGGCATCGGCTGCTCGTCACGCTTCCCGTACTACATGAACACGTACGGGATGCACTCGATCCACGGCCGCGCCCCGGCGATCGCCACCGGCCTGTCGGTGTCCCGGCCGGACCTGTCGGTCTGGGTGGTCACCGGTGACGGCGACGCGCTCTCCATCGGCGGCAACCACCTGATCCACGCGCTGCGCCGCAACGTGAACTTCAAGATCCTGCTGTTCAACAACCGGATCTACGGCCTCACCAAGGGTCAGTACTCGCCCACCTCCGAGGTCGGCAAGGTCACCAAGTCGACCCCGGTCGGGTCGGCGGACGCCCCGTTCAACCCGTTGTCGCTGGCGTTGGGCGCCGAGGCCACGTTCGTGGCCCGGACCATCGACTCGGACCGCAAGCACCTCCAGTCGGTGCTGCGGGCGGCGGCGGAGCACCAGGGCTCGGCGTTCGTGGAGATCTACCAGAACTGCAACATCTTCAACGACGGCGCGTTCGACCCGCTCAAGGAGCCGGCCACCCGGGACGACTTCCTGATCCGGCTGGAGCACGGGCAGCCGATCACGTTCGGCAAGGACGGCCAGTTCTGCGTCGTCCACCCGCCGGGCGGCTTCGGGCTGGAGGTCCGGGAGACCTCGGCCACCCCGGCCGAGGAGATCGTCGTGCACGACGCCACGGTCGCCGACCCGGCGTACGCGTTCGCGCTGTCCCGCCTGCCCGGGCTCGACCTGCGCAACACCCCGATCGGGGTGTTCCGGTCGGTCGGCCGCCCGTCCTACGACAGCGTGGTGCAGGAGCAGGTCGCCGCGGCGCGGGCCGCTGTCGACCAGACCCCGGAGCAGCAGCTCTCCGCGCTGCTCGGCAGCGGCGACACCTGGACCATCCTCTGA
- a CDS encoding helix-turn-helix domain-containing protein, with protein MSLLRRVIGGVLRRIRLRQGRTLREVAQAAGVSLPYLSEVERGRKEASSEVLAAICRALGIHLADLLEEARDELRRERPTPVGTAIPLARLDRAPAARTGPHLRVGPPRLSVTRRPTTSPRTSVAQRPAVSLRPPVARRPVTAMPLLGGARRAERLGPTPVGPALDATTPIGFGGGIRIWPTPSAPTVRPRPRTSPAVARRRARAGRRRAVAA; from the coding sequence ATGTCGTTGCTGCGACGGGTGATCGGCGGAGTGCTGCGGCGGATCCGCCTGCGTCAGGGCCGCACGCTGCGCGAGGTGGCCCAGGCCGCCGGGGTCTCCCTGCCCTACCTCTCCGAGGTCGAGCGCGGCCGCAAGGAGGCGTCCTCCGAGGTGCTGGCCGCGATCTGCCGGGCGCTCGGGATCCACCTCGCCGACCTGCTGGAAGAGGCGCGCGACGAGCTGCGCCGCGAGCGGCCCACGCCGGTCGGCACCGCCATTCCGCTGGCCCGCCTCGACCGCGCGCCGGCCGCCCGCACCGGCCCACACCTGCGGGTCGGCCCGCCCCGGTTGTCCGTCACCCGCCGGCCCACCACGTCGCCCCGGACCTCGGTGGCCCAGCGGCCGGCGGTCTCGCTCCGCCCGCCGGTCGCCCGTCGGCCGGTCACCGCCATGCCCCTGCTCGGTGGCGCGCGGCGCGCCGAGCGGCTCGGGCCGACACCGGTCGGCCCCGCCCTCGACGCCACCACCCCGATCGGGTTCGGCGGCGGCATCCGGATCTGGCCGACCCCCTCCGCCCCGACCGTCCGCCCGCGTCCGCGTACCTCGCCGGCGGTGGCCCGGCGGCGGGCCCGCGCCGGCCGGCGGCGCGCGGTCGCCGCGTAG
- a CDS encoding SDR family oxidoreductase has translation MSIAVTGATGQLGRLIVTALLDCGVPAGEIIAVGRDTDRLADLAGHGVVTRRADYDDPDSLRAAFAGAEKLMFVSGSEVGRRRPQHANVVTAAREAGVGLVVYTSIAHADTSGLLLAGEHRDTEQLLHDSGLPSVFLRNSWYLENYTGQLDAYREHGVTGAAGDGRVSAATRADLAEAAAVVLTRDDHTPVYELGGAPFSLTELAAEVSRQTGVPVGYTDLPADRFTEALVAAGLPEGYAAVLADADRGIARGELEVGDDLAKLLGREPTTLAEAIRAAL, from the coding sequence ATGTCCATCGCCGTCACCGGGGCCACCGGCCAGCTCGGCCGCCTCATCGTCACCGCGCTGCTCGACTGCGGCGTACCGGCCGGGGAGATCATCGCGGTCGGCCGCGACACCGACCGGCTCGCCGACCTCGCCGGCCACGGGGTCGTCACCCGCCGGGCCGACTACGACGACCCCGACTCCCTGCGCGCCGCCTTCGCCGGCGCCGAGAAGCTGATGTTCGTCTCCGGCAGCGAGGTCGGCCGTCGCCGACCACAGCACGCCAACGTGGTGACCGCCGCCCGGGAGGCCGGCGTCGGGCTGGTGGTCTACACCAGCATCGCCCACGCCGACACCTCCGGCCTGCTGCTCGCCGGCGAACACCGGGACACCGAGCAGCTCCTGCACGACTCGGGCCTGCCGTCCGTGTTCCTGCGCAACAGCTGGTACCTGGAGAACTACACCGGCCAGCTCGACGCGTACCGGGAGCACGGAGTGACCGGCGCGGCGGGCGACGGGCGGGTCAGCGCCGCCACCCGCGCGGACCTCGCCGAGGCCGCCGCCGTGGTGCTCACCCGCGACGACCACACCCCGGTGTACGAGCTGGGCGGCGCGCCGTTCAGCCTCACCGAACTGGCCGCCGAGGTCAGCCGCCAGACCGGCGTTCCGGTCGGCTACACCGACCTGCCGGCGGACCGCTTCACCGAGGCGCTGGTCGCCGCCGGCCTGCCCGAGGGGTACGCGGCAGTCCTCGCCGACGCCGACCGGGGGATCGCCCGCGGCGAGCTGGAGGTCGGCGACGACCTCGCAAAGCTGCTCGGCCGCGAGCCGACCACCCTGGCCGAGGCGATCCGCGCCGCGCTCTGA